A single region of the Streptomyces virginiae genome encodes:
- a CDS encoding ParA family protein encodes MPERGQGPTGLEAVGSVAVRTFANHQHMTTPQKSMDGLDVNSRAGDLSGEKPVGFADYDNVPEGHFYDPDAEYEPDPEYAATLAPDAARQRRERIGPTGRPLPYFPIPGPLTDHGPAKIIAMCNQKGGVGKTTSTINLGAALAEYGRRVLLVDFDPQGALSVGLGVNPMELDLTVYNLLMERGMSADEVLLKTAVPNMDLLPSNIDLSAAEVQLVSEVARESTLQRALKPLLADYDYIVIDCQPSLGLLTVNALTAAHKVIVPLECEFFALRGVALLTETIEKVQERLNPELELDGILATMYDSRTVHSREVLARVVEAFDDHVYHTVIGRTVRFPETTVAGEPITTYASNSVGAAAYRQLAREVLARCHAE; translated from the coding sequence ATGCCTGAGCGGGGCCAGGGCCCTACCGGGCTCGAAGCTGTCGGCTCCGTCGCAGTACGCACCTTCGCAAACCACCAGCACATGACGACGCCCCAAAAGAGCATGGACGGCCTAGACGTGAACTCCAGGGCCGGCGACCTGAGCGGCGAAAAGCCCGTGGGTTTCGCCGACTACGACAATGTGCCCGAAGGGCACTTCTACGACCCCGACGCGGAGTACGAACCGGACCCCGAGTACGCGGCCACTCTCGCCCCCGACGCTGCCCGTCAGCGCCGTGAGCGGATCGGCCCGACCGGACGCCCGCTTCCGTACTTCCCGATCCCGGGTCCGCTGACCGACCACGGTCCGGCGAAGATCATCGCGATGTGCAACCAGAAGGGCGGCGTGGGCAAGACCACGTCGACCATCAACCTGGGTGCCGCGCTCGCCGAGTACGGGCGCCGCGTGCTGCTCGTCGACTTCGACCCGCAGGGCGCGCTGTCCGTGGGTCTCGGCGTGAACCCGATGGAACTCGACCTGACCGTCTACAACCTGCTCATGGAGCGGGGCATGTCGGCCGACGAGGTGCTGCTCAAGACGGCGGTCCCCAACATGGACCTGCTGCCGAGCAACATCGACCTGTCCGCTGCCGAGGTGCAGTTGGTCAGTGAGGTCGCGCGCGAGTCCACCCTGCAGCGGGCCCTGAAGCCCCTGCTGGCCGACTACGACTACATCGTGATCGACTGTCAGCCTTCGCTCGGTCTGCTGACCGTGAACGCCCTGACGGCGGCTCACAAGGTCATCGTCCCGCTGGAGTGCGAGTTCTTCGCGCTGCGCGGCGTGGCGCTGCTGACCGAGACCATCGAGAAGGTGCAGGAGCGGCTCAACCCCGAGCTGGAGCTCGACGGCATCCTCGCCACGATGTACGACTCCCGTACGGTGCACAGCCGTGAGGTGCTGGCGCGCGTCGTCGAGGCCTTCGACGACCACGTCTACCACACGGTCATCGGCCGCACGGTGCGCTTCCCGGAGACCACGGTCGCCGGTGAGCCCATCACGACGTACGCGTCCAACTCCGTCGGCGCCGCCGCCTACCGCCAGCTCGCCAGGGAGGTGCTCGCCCGGTGTCACGCCGAGTGA
- a CDS encoding NUDIX domain-containing protein, whose product MGNDIVDTPESWEVVASRTPFEGAKTAVKSDQVRMPDSSVVRRDYQVHPGSVCVLALDEEQRVLVLKQFRHPVRHRLWELPAGLLDVPGENPLHAAQRELYEEAHAKADEWRVLADFFTSPGGSDEAVRIFLARDLAEAEGERYEVSEEEADMEIARVPLADLVSGVLAGELHNPGLVTGVLALAAALASEGGIEALRPALAPWPARPYEV is encoded by the coding sequence ATGGGCAACGACATCGTGGACACACCGGAGTCGTGGGAGGTCGTCGCCTCACGGACGCCGTTCGAGGGCGCGAAGACGGCCGTGAAGTCGGACCAGGTCCGGATGCCCGACAGCTCGGTGGTGCGCCGCGACTACCAGGTGCACCCGGGCTCCGTGTGCGTGCTCGCCCTCGACGAGGAGCAGCGGGTGCTGGTCCTCAAGCAGTTCCGCCACCCGGTGCGCCACCGGCTGTGGGAACTCCCGGCCGGGCTGCTGGACGTACCCGGCGAGAACCCGCTGCACGCCGCCCAGCGGGAGCTGTACGAGGAGGCGCACGCCAAGGCGGACGAATGGCGGGTGCTCGCCGACTTCTTCACCTCGCCCGGCGGATCCGACGAGGCCGTCCGGATCTTCCTCGCGCGGGATCTGGCGGAGGCCGAGGGGGAGCGGTACGAGGTCTCCGAGGAGGAGGCGGACATGGAGATCGCCCGGGTCCCGCTCGCGGACCTGGTCAGCGGGGTCCTGGCGGGCGAGCTGCACAACCCGGGACTGGTGACCGGAGTACTGGCCCTGGCCGCCGCACTCGCCTCCGAGGGCGGCATCGAGGCCCTGCGCCCGGCCCTCGCCCCGTGGCCGGCCCGCCCGTACGAGGTGTAG
- the ald gene encoding alanine dehydrogenase, which yields MKVGIPREVKNNEFRVAITPAGVHELVRNGHQVFIEQNAGVGSSITDAEYVSAGAEILGTADEVWATADLLLKVKEPIAEEYHRLRKDQTLFTYLHLAASRECTDALLESGTTAIAYETVELANRALPLLAPMSEVAGRLAPQVGAYHLMRSAGGRGVLPGGVPGTHAGECVVIGGGVSGWNAAQIAIGMGFHVTLLDRDINKLREADKIFGTKIKTIVSNAYELEKAVVEADLVIGAVLIPGAKAPKLVTNELVAKMKPGSVLVDIAIDQGGCFEDSRPTTHAEPTFTVHNSVFYCVANMPGAVPNTSTYALTNATLPYIVQLANLGWVEALRRDPALGLGLNTHDGQVVYGPVAEAHGLETLELSTLLG from the coding sequence ATGAAGGTCGGCATCCCCCGCGAGGTCAAGAACAACGAGTTCCGGGTCGCCATCACGCCCGCCGGCGTGCATGAGCTGGTCCGCAACGGCCACCAGGTCTTCATCGAGCAGAACGCCGGTGTGGGTTCCTCGATCACGGACGCCGAGTACGTCTCGGCCGGCGCCGAGATCCTCGGCACCGCCGACGAGGTCTGGGCCACCGCCGACCTGCTGCTCAAGGTCAAGGAGCCGATCGCCGAGGAGTACCACCGCCTCCGCAAGGACCAGACGCTCTTCACCTACCTGCACCTCGCGGCCTCCCGCGAGTGCACGGACGCCCTGCTGGAGTCCGGCACCACCGCCATCGCCTACGAGACGGTCGAGCTCGCCAACCGCGCGCTCCCGCTGCTCGCCCCGATGTCCGAGGTCGCGGGCCGCCTGGCCCCGCAGGTCGGCGCCTACCACCTGATGCGCTCGGCCGGCGGCCGCGGCGTCCTCCCGGGCGGTGTCCCCGGCACCCACGCCGGCGAGTGCGTCGTCATCGGCGGCGGCGTCTCCGGCTGGAACGCCGCGCAGATCGCCATCGGCATGGGCTTCCACGTGACCCTGCTCGACCGCGACATCAACAAGCTCCGCGAGGCCGACAAGATCTTCGGTACGAAGATCAAGACCATCGTCTCCAACGCCTACGAGCTGGAGAAGGCCGTCGTCGAGGCCGACCTCGTCATCGGCGCCGTTCTGATCCCGGGTGCGAAGGCCCCGAAGCTGGTCACCAACGAGCTCGTCGCCAAGATGAAGCCCGGAAGTGTCCTTGTCGACATTGCGATCGACCAGGGTGGCTGCTTCGAGGACTCCCGTCCGACCACTCACGCCGAGCCGACCTTCACGGTCCACAACTCGGTCTTCTACTGCGTCGCCAACATGCCGGGCGCGGTGCCGAACACCTCCACCTACGCGCTGACGAACGCGACGCTGCCCTACATCGTGCAGCTCGCCAACCTCGGCTGGGTCGAGGCGCTGCGTCGTGACCCCGCGCTCGGCCTGGGCCTCAACACCCATGACGGCCAGGTCGTTTACGGTCCCGTCGCCGAGGCCCACGGCCTCGAGACCCTCGAGCTGAGCACGCTGCTCGGCTGA
- a CDS encoding glycoside hydrolase family 15 protein, producing MHVSGRIEDYALIGDMQTAALVCRDGAVDWLCLPRFDSHAVFASILGTEEHGFWRIGPSFPAGTEAPRATRRRYRGDSLVLESEWDTPRGKVRVIDFMPPREDHAPQLIRIVEGISGRVPMRSALRMRFSYGRVVPWVHKVDGRTVAVAGPDSVWLDADAQTYGEDLTTYSDFTVGPGDRKAFSISWQASHRDAPETPDAEAALESTTDFWREWVEQCTYHGPYREAVIRSLITLKALTYGPTGGIVAAPTTSLPEEIGGVRNWDYRYTWLRDAAITLSSLLRTGYREEARAWREWLLRAVAGDPENLQIMYGIAGERELGETELDWLPGYEGSTPVRVGNGAAGQLQLDVYGEVTEALHLGHMTGLARSDYASLLQLKLIRYLETHWDQPDEGIWEVRGPRRHFVHSKVMAWVAVDRTIKLIESGDADGPLERWRELRDEIHQDVCEKGYDKERNTFTQSYGSKELDASLLLIPQMGFLPPDDKRVIGTIEAIQRELSTPDGFILRYPTAGDEAGVDGLEGDEGAFLACSFWMADDLAMIGRVDEARRLFERLLSLRNDLGLLAEEWDPRLQRQVGNFPQAFSHVPLIDTALRLTASGAYGG from the coding sequence ATGCACGTGTCCGGGCGCATCGAGGATTACGCACTGATCGGGGACATGCAGACCGCTGCACTGGTCTGTCGGGACGGGGCGGTGGACTGGCTGTGCCTGCCACGCTTCGACTCGCACGCCGTGTTCGCGAGCATTCTCGGCACCGAGGAACACGGGTTCTGGCGGATCGGCCCGTCGTTCCCGGCCGGGACCGAGGCCCCGCGTGCCACACGCCGCCGCTACCGCGGTGACTCGCTGGTGCTGGAGTCGGAGTGGGACACCCCGCGCGGCAAGGTCCGCGTGATCGACTTCATGCCGCCGCGCGAGGACCACGCGCCGCAACTGATCCGCATCGTGGAGGGCATCAGCGGGCGGGTGCCGATGCGCTCGGCGCTGCGGATGCGCTTCAGCTACGGGCGGGTCGTGCCGTGGGTGCACAAGGTCGACGGGCGCACCGTGGCCGTCGCCGGCCCCGACTCGGTCTGGCTGGACGCCGACGCGCAGACCTACGGCGAGGACCTGACGACGTACTCCGACTTCACCGTCGGACCGGGCGACCGGAAGGCCTTCAGCATCAGCTGGCAGGCCTCGCACCGCGACGCGCCCGAGACCCCCGACGCCGAGGCGGCCCTGGAGTCGACCACCGACTTCTGGCGCGAGTGGGTCGAGCAGTGCACGTACCACGGTCCCTATCGGGAGGCCGTGATCCGCTCGCTGATCACCCTCAAGGCCCTCACGTACGGCCCCACGGGCGGGATCGTGGCCGCGCCGACCACCTCCCTCCCCGAGGAGATCGGCGGGGTCCGCAACTGGGACTACCGCTACACCTGGCTGCGGGACGCGGCCATCACCCTCTCCTCGCTGCTGCGCACCGGATACCGCGAGGAGGCCCGCGCCTGGCGCGAGTGGCTGCTGCGCGCGGTCGCCGGCGACCCGGAGAACCTGCAGATCATGTACGGGATCGCGGGCGAGCGGGAGCTCGGTGAGACCGAGCTGGACTGGCTGCCCGGCTACGAGGGTTCCACCCCGGTCCGCGTCGGCAACGGCGCCGCGGGCCAGCTCCAGCTCGACGTGTACGGCGAGGTCACCGAGGCCCTGCACCTGGGCCACATGACCGGGCTCGCCCGCAGCGACTACGCCTCGCTGCTGCAGCTCAAGCTGATCCGCTACCTGGAGACCCACTGGGACCAGCCCGACGAGGGCATCTGGGAGGTGCGCGGCCCGCGCCGCCACTTCGTGCACTCGAAGGTGATGGCCTGGGTGGCCGTGGACCGCACGATCAAGCTGATCGAGAGCGGGGACGCGGACGGCCCGCTGGAGCGGTGGCGCGAGCTGCGCGACGAGATCCACCAGGACGTGTGCGAGAAGGGCTACGACAAGGAACGCAACACCTTCACCCAGTCGTACGGGTCGAAGGAGCTGGACGCCTCCCTGCTGCTGATCCCGCAGATGGGCTTCCTGCCGCCGGACGACAAGCGGGTCATCGGCACCATCGAGGCGATCCAGCGCGAGCTGTCCACCCCCGACGGTTTCATCCTGCGCTACCCGACGGCGGGCGACGAGGCCGGCGTGGACGGCCTGGAGGGCGACGAGGGAGCCTTCCTGGCCTGCTCGTTCTGGATGGCCGACGACCTGGCGATGATCGGCCGCGTCGACGAGGCGCGGCGGCTGTTCGAGCGGCTGCTGTCGCTCCGCAACGACCTGGGTCTGCTCGCGGAGGAGTGGGACCCGCGGCTCCAGCGGCAGGTCGGGAACTTCCCGCAGGCCTTCAGCCACGTTCCGCTGATCGACACGGCCCTGCGGCTGACGGCCAGCGGGGCGTACGGCGGGTAG
- a CDS encoding CTP synthase has protein sequence MPPKSMTTKHIFVTGGVASSLGKGLTASSLGALLKARGLRVTMQKLDPYLNVDPGTMNPFQHGEVFVTNDGAETDLDIGHYERFLDVDLDGSANVTTGQVYNTVIAKERRGEYLGDTVQVIPHITNEIKHRIRRMATDDVDVVITEVGGTVGDIESLPFLETVRQVRHEVGRDNVFVVHISLLPYIGPSGELKTKPTQHSVAALRNIGIQPDAIVLRADRDVPTSIKRKISLMCDVDEAAVVAAIDAKSIYDIPKVLHTEGLDAYVVRKLDLPFRDVDWTVWEDLLDRVHNPDHEVKVALVGKYIDLPDAYLSVTEALRAGGFANKARVQIKWVTSDDCKTPAGAAAVLGDVDAICVPGGFGDRGVNGKVGAITYARENKIPLLGLCLGLQCVVIEAARNLAGIEDANSTEFDASTANPVISTMEEQLAFVEGAGDLGGTMRLGMYPAKLAEGSIVREVYGDEAYVDERHRHRYEVNNAYRGELEKKAGLVFSGTSPDNKLVEYVEYPREVHPYLVATQAHPELRSRPTRPHPLFAGLVKAAVERQQSAK, from the coding sequence ATGCCGCCCAAATCCATGACGACCAAGCACATCTTCGTCACCGGGGGTGTCGCTTCCTCCCTCGGCAAGGGCCTGACGGCCTCCAGCCTGGGTGCGCTGCTGAAGGCGCGCGGTCTTCGGGTCACGATGCAGAAGCTCGACCCGTACCTGAACGTCGACCCCGGCACGATGAACCCGTTCCAGCACGGCGAGGTGTTCGTCACCAACGACGGCGCCGAGACCGACCTGGACATCGGCCACTACGAGCGCTTCCTCGACGTCGACCTGGACGGCTCGGCCAACGTCACCACCGGCCAGGTCTACAACACGGTCATCGCCAAGGAGCGCCGCGGCGAGTACCTCGGTGACACGGTGCAGGTCATCCCGCACATCACCAACGAGATCAAGCACCGCATCCGCCGCATGGCGACCGACGACGTCGACGTCGTCATCACCGAGGTCGGCGGCACCGTCGGCGACATCGAGTCGCTGCCGTTCCTGGAGACCGTCCGCCAGGTCCGCCACGAGGTCGGCCGCGACAACGTCTTCGTCGTGCACATCTCGCTGCTGCCGTACATCGGCCCCTCCGGTGAGCTCAAGACCAAGCCGACCCAGCACTCGGTCGCGGCCCTGCGCAACATCGGTATCCAGCCCGACGCGATCGTGCTGCGCGCCGACCGTGACGTCCCCACCTCCATCAAGCGCAAGATCTCGCTGATGTGCGACGTGGACGAGGCGGCCGTCGTCGCGGCGATCGACGCCAAGTCGATCTACGACATCCCGAAGGTCCTGCACACCGAGGGCCTGGACGCCTACGTCGTGCGCAAGCTCGACCTGCCGTTCCGCGACGTCGACTGGACGGTGTGGGAGGACCTGCTCGACCGGGTCCACAACCCCGACCACGAGGTCAAGGTCGCGCTCGTCGGCAAGTACATCGACCTGCCCGACGCCTACCTGTCGGTGACCGAGGCGCTGCGCGCCGGCGGTTTCGCCAACAAGGCCCGGGTCCAGATCAAGTGGGTCACCTCCGACGACTGCAAGACCCCCGCCGGCGCGGCGGCCGTGCTCGGCGACGTGGACGCGATCTGCGTGCCCGGCGGCTTCGGCGACCGCGGCGTCAACGGCAAGGTCGGCGCGATCACCTACGCCCGCGAGAACAAGATCCCGCTGCTCGGCCTGTGCCTGGGTCTGCAGTGCGTGGTCATCGAGGCCGCGCGCAACCTCGCGGGCATCGAGGACGCCAACTCCACCGAGTTCGACGCCTCGACCGCGAACCCGGTCATCTCGACCATGGAGGAGCAGCTGGCCTTCGTCGAGGGCGCGGGCGACCTGGGCGGCACCATGCGTCTGGGCATGTACCCGGCGAAGCTCGCCGAGGGCTCCATCGTGCGCGAGGTGTACGGCGACGAGGCGTACGTGGACGAGCGCCACCGGCACCGCTACGAGGTCAACAACGCCTACCGCGGCGAGCTGGAGAAGAAGGCGGGCCTCGTCTTCTCCGGAACCTCCCCGGACAACAAGCTCGTCGAGTACGTCGAGTACCCGCGCGAGGTGCATCCCTACCTGGTGGCCACCCAGGCCCACCCGGAGCTGCGCTCGCGCCCCACGCGCCCGCACCCGCTGTTCGCCGGCCTGGTGAAGGCCGCCGTGGAGCGGCAGCAGTCCGCGAAGTGA
- a CDS encoding tetratricopeptide repeat protein, with protein sequence MADFVGRRRELKELREDIARTGLDTLSGRKAKAPRARVLLVAGRPGSGRTALAEAFVQEIAEEYPDGVLRTRLTTPGGATVATERAVRGLLDQLGRPTPPGAGEDELSSVLRTALEGRRAVILVDDAVDPEQVDALLPDTPECLVVVTAEGPLTGIPDVRPCTLGGLDTPSAVELLVQRIGDTRVTADPRAAEALAEECGGQPAALVLVGGWLAAHPKASVADVAKQLHDMPATTGGPLARGFRLVYESLPQPAQRTLRLLPLAPAGTVDSHTASALAGCSVAAAQSTLDDFAGLGLVRPARDGLFLLPGCLAPLLQALLEAKERPAEVQLARARMLERTVRLLHSCRAMAEAEEPGVDAAVDDDLRELLDGLPRALRFPDRRAAATWLDTRLPALTAAASLAVADGGLDTLARRLVAALVRALADHRGTAGAAPELYGLHRLVLDVAERRNLHREQAAALLNLADVDAATGRTQEALERYRAALDAGRAAMDPYATGRAMESVGGAYQELADWHRASDWFGRALSQALARGERADEARLYGRLGNVHTYAGRYGDALRSWRAAAAGYRKLADVPGQAKALSEMARVQEYAGRPEESLHTCREAVELARRAGDQRLQAALQVRLADTLDRLGDPAAARLHRSAADRLLGDDPAACEIRSDSD encoded by the coding sequence GTGGCGGATTTCGTCGGGCGGCGGCGTGAGCTCAAGGAGCTGCGCGAGGACATCGCGCGAACCGGGCTCGACACCCTCTCCGGCCGCAAGGCCAAGGCGCCCCGGGCCCGGGTGCTGCTCGTCGCCGGGCGGCCGGGGTCCGGGCGCACGGCACTCGCCGAAGCCTTCGTGCAGGAGATCGCCGAGGAATACCCCGACGGAGTGCTCCGCACCCGGCTCACCACCCCCGGCGGGGCCACCGTGGCCACCGAGCGGGCCGTCCGCGGCCTGCTGGACCAACTGGGGCGACCCACCCCGCCCGGAGCCGGTGAGGACGAGCTGAGCTCCGTCCTGCGTACCGCCCTCGAAGGCCGCCGGGCCGTCATCCTGGTCGACGACGCCGTCGACCCCGAGCAGGTGGACGCCCTGCTCCCGGACACCCCCGAGTGCCTCGTCGTGGTCACCGCCGAGGGCCCGCTCACCGGCATCCCCGACGTCCGGCCCTGCACCCTCGGCGGACTCGACACCCCCTCCGCCGTGGAACTGCTCGTCCAGCGCATCGGCGACACCCGGGTCACCGCCGACCCCCGGGCCGCCGAGGCCCTCGCCGAGGAGTGCGGGGGCCAGCCCGCAGCCCTCGTCCTCGTCGGCGGCTGGCTCGCCGCCCACCCCAAGGCCTCCGTCGCCGACGTGGCCAAGCAGCTGCACGACATGCCCGCCACCACCGGCGGCCCGCTCGCCCGCGGCTTCCGGCTCGTCTACGAGTCCCTGCCGCAGCCCGCCCAGCGGACCCTGCGGCTGCTGCCGCTCGCCCCGGCCGGCACCGTCGACTCGCACACCGCCTCCGCGCTGGCGGGTTGCTCCGTGGCCGCCGCCCAGTCCACCCTCGACGACTTCGCCGGGCTGGGGCTCGTCCGCCCCGCCCGCGACGGCCTCTTCCTGCTGCCCGGCTGCCTCGCGCCGCTGCTCCAGGCCCTCCTTGAGGCCAAGGAACGCCCCGCCGAGGTCCAGCTGGCCCGGGCCCGGATGCTGGAGCGCACCGTACGGCTGCTGCACTCCTGCCGGGCCATGGCCGAGGCCGAGGAGCCCGGGGTGGACGCCGCCGTCGACGACGACCTGCGCGAACTGCTGGACGGCCTGCCGCGCGCCCTGCGGTTCCCCGACCGGCGGGCCGCCGCCACCTGGCTGGACACCCGGCTGCCCGCGCTCACCGCGGCCGCCTCGCTGGCCGTGGCCGACGGCGGGCTCGACACCCTGGCCCGCCGGCTGGTCGCGGCCCTGGTCCGGGCGCTGGCGGACCACCGGGGCACGGCCGGGGCCGCCCCCGAGCTGTACGGCCTGCACCGCCTGGTCCTGGACGTGGCCGAGCGGCGCAACCTGCACCGGGAGCAGGCCGCCGCGCTGCTGAACCTGGCCGACGTGGACGCGGCGACCGGGCGGACGCAGGAGGCCCTGGAGCGCTACCGGGCCGCGCTCGACGCCGGACGGGCCGCGATGGATCCGTACGCCACGGGCCGCGCGATGGAATCCGTAGGAGGCGCCTACCAGGAGCTGGCGGACTGGCACCGGGCCTCCGACTGGTTCGGCCGGGCGCTCTCCCAGGCCCTCGCCCGGGGCGAGCGCGCCGACGAGGCCCGGTTGTACGGGCGGCTCGGGAACGTCCACACGTACGCGGGGCGGTACGGGGACGCGCTGCGCAGCTGGCGGGCGGCCGCCGCGGGCTACCGGAAGTTGGCCGACGTCCCCGGCCAGGCCAAGGCGTTGAGCGAGATGGCGCGCGTCCAGGAGTACGCCGGCCGCCCCGAGGAATCGCTGCACACCTGCCGCGAGGCGGTGGAGCTGGCGCGCCGGGCCGGGGACCAGCGGCTTCAGGCCGCACTGCAGGTCCGGCTGGCCGACACGCTGGACAGATTGGGAGACCCCGCAGCTGCCAGGCTGCACCGCTCCGCAGCCGACAGATTGCTGGGAGATGACCCCGCAGCCTGCGAAATCCGTAGTGATTCCGACTGA
- a CDS encoding FAD-binding oxidoreductase, translating into MAPLSKAGAALTALREDLSGEVFAPEDPGYDEARTLFNAMIDRRPAVIAQCESTADVVTAVRFARDLDLNIAVRGGGHSVAGMSLNDGGLVVDLRRMHEVTVHPAAGAAHIGGGATMSHLDRACAPYGLATTGGRASTTGVGGYVLGGGSGWLDRKFGLAVDNLLGVDLVTAEGESVHATAEEHPELFWGLHGGGGNFGIATSLTLRLHELPAMSIAFLLYLPERGPEVVRTYRDVIEAAPPEASGAALYLTGPPEEFVPAHLVGRLLAGVLLTYAGPEDEMRGLAEPLLAIPHESEIVTAIPYADLQCMIDDPPGMRNYWSAEYLTGCPDAFVDAFCTRAESMPVPTGTQHLVFPQGGAIASGPTDYPVPYRDAPWAVHPFGIWEDPADDERCRQWVKDVRADARPWSTGAVYLNFTGDEGAERVVSGLGTENMRRLGALKRQYDPDNVFRFNHNIQPA; encoded by the coding sequence ATGGCTCCCCTGTCGAAGGCGGGCGCGGCCCTGACCGCGCTCCGCGAGGACCTGTCCGGCGAGGTCTTCGCCCCGGAGGATCCGGGGTACGACGAGGCCCGGACCCTCTTCAACGCGATGATCGACCGCAGACCCGCCGTGATCGCCCAGTGCGAGAGCACGGCGGACGTGGTGACGGCCGTGCGTTTCGCGCGGGACCTGGATCTGAACATCGCCGTGCGCGGCGGCGGGCACAGCGTGGCCGGGATGTCCCTCAACGACGGCGGCCTCGTCGTGGACCTGCGGCGGATGCACGAGGTGACGGTCCATCCGGCGGCCGGGGCGGCGCACATCGGGGGCGGGGCCACGATGAGTCACCTGGACCGGGCCTGCGCGCCGTACGGCCTGGCGACGACCGGCGGCCGCGCCTCCACCACGGGCGTCGGCGGTTACGTCCTGGGCGGCGGAAGCGGCTGGCTGGACCGGAAGTTCGGCCTGGCCGTGGACAACCTGCTCGGCGTGGACCTGGTCACCGCCGAGGGCGAATCGGTCCACGCGACCGCGGAGGAGCATCCGGAGCTGTTCTGGGGGCTGCACGGCGGCGGCGGGAACTTCGGCATCGCCACCTCGCTGACCCTGCGGCTGCACGAGCTGCCCGCCATGTCGATCGCGTTCCTGCTGTACCTGCCGGAGCGCGGGCCCGAGGTGGTCCGTACGTACCGGGACGTCATCGAGGCGGCCCCGCCCGAGGCCTCGGGCGCCGCGCTCTACCTCACCGGCCCGCCCGAGGAGTTCGTCCCTGCGCACCTGGTCGGCCGGCTGCTGGCCGGGGTACTGCTGACGTACGCGGGCCCCGAGGACGAGATGCGGGGGCTGGCCGAACCGCTGCTGGCGATCCCCCACGAGTCGGAGATCGTCACGGCCATCCCGTACGCCGATCTCCAGTGCATGATCGACGACCCGCCGGGGATGCGGAACTACTGGTCGGCGGAGTACCTGACCGGCTGTCCCGACGCGTTCGTGGACGCCTTCTGCACCCGCGCCGAGTCCATGCCGGTACCGACCGGCACCCAGCACCTGGTCTTTCCGCAGGGCGGCGCCATCGCCTCCGGTCCGACCGACTACCCGGTGCCGTACCGCGACGCGCCGTGGGCGGTGCACCCGTTCGGGATCTGGGAGGACCCGGCCGACGACGAGCGCTGCCGGCAGTGGGTCAAGGACGTCCGCGCCGACGCCCGGCCGTGGAGCACCGGCGCGGTCTACCTCAACTTCACCGGGGACGAGGGCGCGGAGCGGGTGGTCTCGGGCCTCGGCACCGAGAACATGCGGCGGCTGGGCGCGTTGAAGCGGCAGTACGACCCGGACAACGTCTTCCGCTTCAACCACAACATCCAGCCCGCCTGA